The Phoenix dactylifera cultivar Barhee BC4 chromosome 9, palm_55x_up_171113_PBpolish2nd_filt_p, whole genome shotgun sequence genome window below encodes:
- the LOC103704963 gene encoding homeobox-leucine zipper protein HAT5-like, translated as MAARRPYVSSNMAVLLQTERISSDAIASLLSPGTSHGEFHGSMSMMNYEDVLGNRLEQPFWRPFELEETGDEDLDEGVHQPVKKRRLTADQVQFLERTFELENKLEPETKVQLARDLGLKPRQVAIWFQNRRARWKTKQLEKDYEALKSRYDALTADYDILLKEKEKLRTEVLSLTNMLLLKEKDIGSSEPFESNKFAHQLENLGSDSLCEMKRVNAQVTVCKQEDLSSANSTVLDSESPHYYIREGAHSTLMVPVDSSNIFQPDRSDLLHAGEVGEVKGCNFLRLEDSLNNYGFPVEDQSYWFWP; from the exons ATGGCGGCAAGAAGGCCTTATGTGAGTTCAAATATGGCGGTTTTGCTCCAGACTGAACGGATTTCTTCCGATGCTATTGCGTCCCTGCTCTCTCCGGGCACTTCTCATGGAGAATTCCATG GCTCAATGTCTATGATGAATTATGAAGATGTACTCGGGAACAGGCTCGAACAGCCCTTCTGGAGACCATTTGAGTTGGAAGAAACTGGTGATGAGGATTTGGATGAGGGTGTTCACCAGCCAGTAAAGAAGAGGCGGCTCACAGCTGATCAAGTTCAGTTCCTTGAGAGGACTTTTGAGCTTGAAAACAAGCTTGAGCCAGAGACGAAAGTTCAGCTTGCAAGGGATCTTGGACTGAAACCCAGACAGGTTGCAATATGGTTTCAAAACCGCCGTGCCCGATGGAAGACAAAGCAGTTGGAGAAGGACTACGAGGCCCTCAAATCCAGATATGATGCCCTCACGGCTGATTATGATATCCTGCTAAAAGAGAAGGAGAAACTTCGAACCGAG GTTCTTTCTCTCACAAACATGCTCCTCCTCAAAGAGAAGGATATCGGCAGCTCAGAACCATTTGAATCCAACAAATTTGCTCACCAATTGGAGAACTTAGGCTCGGATTCTCTGTGTGAGATGAAAAGAGTAAATGCCCAAGTCACAGTATGCAAGCAAGAGGACCTCAGCTCTGCCAACAGCACTGTGTTGGACTCCGAGAGCCCTCACTACTACATCCGTGAAGGAGCACACTCGACGCTGATGGTGCCCGTGGATTCTTCCAATATTTTTCAACCTGATCGATCTGACCTCTTGCATGCCGGAGAGGTTGGCGAGGTCAAAGGATGCAACTTCCTGAGGCTCGAAGACAGTTTGAATAATTATGGGTTCCCTGTGGAGGACCAGTCCTATTGGTTCTGGCCTTAA
- the LOC103704932 gene encoding small GTPase LIP1-like isoform X1 — MFWRERERDSREQNGGPPCGQVRVLVVGDAGVGKTSLVHLIVKCSSIARPPQTIGCTVSMKHITYGSAGSSSNSVKSDAERDFFVELWDVSGHERYKDCRSLFYTQINGVIFVHDLSQRRTKTSLQRWATEIATTGTFSAPLGSGGPGGLPVPYLVISNKADIAAKEGIRGSSGNLVDVARQWVEKQGLLPSSEELPLTESFPGSSGLITAAKEARYDKEALIKFFRMLIRRRYFSDELPAPNPWSVAPMQNSIQRLDEISSDDDQFPKKLSSLSGESYKYNALPPVPTQRNLTPPPTLYPQQPMSTSENYSFQRFSASSLPDMASTRSSRADINV, encoded by the exons ATGTTTTGGAGGGAAAGGGAAAGGGACAGCAGAGAGCAGAACGGCGGCCCTCCTTGCGGCCAGGTCCGGGTCCTCGTGGTCGGAGACGCTG GTGTCGGAAAAACCTCTCTAGTTCATCTAATTGTAAAATGTTCTTCAATTGCTCGACCACCTCAAACAATAGGGTGCACAGTGAGCATGAAG CATATTACTTATGGAAGTGCTGGCAGCTCTTCTAATAGCGTAAAAAGTGATGCAGAAAGGGACTTCTTTGTTGAGCTTTGGGATGTCTCAGGACATGAACGGTATAAAGATTGTCGATCTCTTTTCTACACACAAATCAATG GTGTTATATTTGTTCACGATCTCTCCCAAAGGAGGACAAAGACAAGCTTGCAGCGGTGGGCGACAGAAATTGCCACAACTGGAACATTTTCAGCTCCACTTGGTTCTGGTGGGCCTGGAGGTCTTCCTGTTCCTTACCTGGTTATCAGTAATAAAGCTGATATTGCTGCAAAGGAGGGCATCAGGGGAAGCAGTGGAAACCTTGTTGATGTCGCTCGCCAATGGGTTGAAAAACAGGGCCTACTTCCATCTAGCGAGGAACTTCCTTTAACGGAGAGCTTCCCAGGCAGTTCAGGCCTTATCACA GCTGCCAAAGAAGCTAGATATGACAAAGAAGCTTTGATTAAGTTTTTTCGCATG TTAATCAGGAGAAGATATTTTTCTGATGAACTACCAGCACCAAATCCATGGTCTGTAGCTCCCATGCAGAACTCCATCCAAcgtttggatgagatttcaaGTGATGATGATCAATTTCCAAAGAAATTAAG CAGTCTAAGTGGTGAGAGTTACAAGTACAATGCGCTCCCCCCTGTCCCTACTCAAAGAAATCTAACACCACCTCCCACGCTCTATCCGCAGCAGCCAATGTCTACATCAGAGAATTACAGCTTTCAGCGATTTTCAGCATCTAGTTTGCCTGACATGGCTAGCACCAGATCAAGCCGAGCCGATATCAATGTCTGA
- the LOC103704932 gene encoding small GTPase LIP1-like isoform X2, protein MFWRERERDSREQNGGPPCGQVRVLVVGDAGVGKTSLVHLIVKCSSIARPPQTIGCTVSMKHITYGSAGSSSNSVKSDAERDFFVELWDVSGHERYKDCRSLFYTQINGVIFVHDLSQRRTKTSLQRWATEIATTGTFSAPLGSGGPGGLPVPYLVISNKADIAAKEGIRGSSGNLVDVARQWVEKQGLLPSSEELPLTESFPGSSGLITAAKEARYDKEALIKFFRMLIRRRYFSDELPAPNPWSVAPMQNSIQRLDEISSDDDQFPKKLSLSGESYKYNALPPVPTQRNLTPPPTLYPQQPMSTSENYSFQRFSASSLPDMASTRSSRADINV, encoded by the exons ATGTTTTGGAGGGAAAGGGAAAGGGACAGCAGAGAGCAGAACGGCGGCCCTCCTTGCGGCCAGGTCCGGGTCCTCGTGGTCGGAGACGCTG GTGTCGGAAAAACCTCTCTAGTTCATCTAATTGTAAAATGTTCTTCAATTGCTCGACCACCTCAAACAATAGGGTGCACAGTGAGCATGAAG CATATTACTTATGGAAGTGCTGGCAGCTCTTCTAATAGCGTAAAAAGTGATGCAGAAAGGGACTTCTTTGTTGAGCTTTGGGATGTCTCAGGACATGAACGGTATAAAGATTGTCGATCTCTTTTCTACACACAAATCAATG GTGTTATATTTGTTCACGATCTCTCCCAAAGGAGGACAAAGACAAGCTTGCAGCGGTGGGCGACAGAAATTGCCACAACTGGAACATTTTCAGCTCCACTTGGTTCTGGTGGGCCTGGAGGTCTTCCTGTTCCTTACCTGGTTATCAGTAATAAAGCTGATATTGCTGCAAAGGAGGGCATCAGGGGAAGCAGTGGAAACCTTGTTGATGTCGCTCGCCAATGGGTTGAAAAACAGGGCCTACTTCCATCTAGCGAGGAACTTCCTTTAACGGAGAGCTTCCCAGGCAGTTCAGGCCTTATCACA GCTGCCAAAGAAGCTAGATATGACAAAGAAGCTTTGATTAAGTTTTTTCGCATG TTAATCAGGAGAAGATATTTTTCTGATGAACTACCAGCACCAAATCCATGGTCTGTAGCTCCCATGCAGAACTCCATCCAAcgtttggatgagatttcaaGTGATGATGATCAATTTCCAAAGAAATTAAG TCTAAGTGGTGAGAGTTACAAGTACAATGCGCTCCCCCCTGTCCCTACTCAAAGAAATCTAACACCACCTCCCACGCTCTATCCGCAGCAGCCAATGTCTACATCAGAGAATTACAGCTTTCAGCGATTTTCAGCATCTAGTTTGCCTGACATGGCTAGCACCAGATCAAGCCGAGCCGATATCAATGTCTGA
- the LOC103704932 gene encoding small GTPase LIP1-like isoform X3, whose amino-acid sequence MFWRERERDSREQNGGPPCGQVRVLVVGDAGVGKTSLVHLIVKCSSIARPPQTIGCTVSMKHITYGSAGSSSNSVKSDAERDFFVELWDVSGHERYKDCRSLFYTQINGVIFVHDLSQRRTKTSLQRWATEIATTGTFSAPLGSGGPGGLPVPYLVISNKADIAAKEGIRGSSGNLVDVARQWVEKQGLLPSSEELPLTESFPGSSGLITAAKEARYDKEALIKFFRMLIRRRYFSDELPAPNPWSVAPMQNSIQRLDEISSDDDQFPKKLSSQCLHQRITAFSDFQHLVCLTWLAPDQAEPISMSDYKFNQQLSSI is encoded by the exons ATGTTTTGGAGGGAAAGGGAAAGGGACAGCAGAGAGCAGAACGGCGGCCCTCCTTGCGGCCAGGTCCGGGTCCTCGTGGTCGGAGACGCTG GTGTCGGAAAAACCTCTCTAGTTCATCTAATTGTAAAATGTTCTTCAATTGCTCGACCACCTCAAACAATAGGGTGCACAGTGAGCATGAAG CATATTACTTATGGAAGTGCTGGCAGCTCTTCTAATAGCGTAAAAAGTGATGCAGAAAGGGACTTCTTTGTTGAGCTTTGGGATGTCTCAGGACATGAACGGTATAAAGATTGTCGATCTCTTTTCTACACACAAATCAATG GTGTTATATTTGTTCACGATCTCTCCCAAAGGAGGACAAAGACAAGCTTGCAGCGGTGGGCGACAGAAATTGCCACAACTGGAACATTTTCAGCTCCACTTGGTTCTGGTGGGCCTGGAGGTCTTCCTGTTCCTTACCTGGTTATCAGTAATAAAGCTGATATTGCTGCAAAGGAGGGCATCAGGGGAAGCAGTGGAAACCTTGTTGATGTCGCTCGCCAATGGGTTGAAAAACAGGGCCTACTTCCATCTAGCGAGGAACTTCCTTTAACGGAGAGCTTCCCAGGCAGTTCAGGCCTTATCACA GCTGCCAAAGAAGCTAGATATGACAAAGAAGCTTTGATTAAGTTTTTTCGCATG TTAATCAGGAGAAGATATTTTTCTGATGAACTACCAGCACCAAATCCATGGTCTGTAGCTCCCATGCAGAACTCCATCCAAcgtttggatgagatttcaaGTGATGATGATCAATTTCCAAAGAAATTAAG CAGCCAATGTCTACATCAGAGAATTACAGCTTTCAGCGATTTTCAGCATCTAGTTTGCCTGACATGGCTAGCACCAGATCAAGCCGAGCCGATATCAATGTCTGACTATAAATTCAACCAACAATTATCCTCAATATAA
- the LOC103704932 gene encoding small GTPase LIP1-like isoform X4, with translation MFWRERERDSREQNGGPPCGQVRVLVVGDAGVGKTSLVHLIVKCSSIARPPQTIGCTVSMKHITYGSAGSSSNSVKSDAERDFFVELWDVSGHERYKDCRSLFYTQINGVIFVHDLSQRRTKTSLQRWATEIATTGTFSAPLGSGGPGGLPVPYLVISNKADIAAKEGIRGSSGNLVDVARQWVEKQGLLPSSEELPLTESFPGSSGLITAAKEARYDKEALIKFFRMLIRRRYFSDELPAPNPWSVAPMQNSIQRLDEISSDDDQFPKKLRVLVGQPDLT, from the exons ATGTTTTGGAGGGAAAGGGAAAGGGACAGCAGAGAGCAGAACGGCGGCCCTCCTTGCGGCCAGGTCCGGGTCCTCGTGGTCGGAGACGCTG GTGTCGGAAAAACCTCTCTAGTTCATCTAATTGTAAAATGTTCTTCAATTGCTCGACCACCTCAAACAATAGGGTGCACAGTGAGCATGAAG CATATTACTTATGGAAGTGCTGGCAGCTCTTCTAATAGCGTAAAAAGTGATGCAGAAAGGGACTTCTTTGTTGAGCTTTGGGATGTCTCAGGACATGAACGGTATAAAGATTGTCGATCTCTTTTCTACACACAAATCAATG GTGTTATATTTGTTCACGATCTCTCCCAAAGGAGGACAAAGACAAGCTTGCAGCGGTGGGCGACAGAAATTGCCACAACTGGAACATTTTCAGCTCCACTTGGTTCTGGTGGGCCTGGAGGTCTTCCTGTTCCTTACCTGGTTATCAGTAATAAAGCTGATATTGCTGCAAAGGAGGGCATCAGGGGAAGCAGTGGAAACCTTGTTGATGTCGCTCGCCAATGGGTTGAAAAACAGGGCCTACTTCCATCTAGCGAGGAACTTCCTTTAACGGAGAGCTTCCCAGGCAGTTCAGGCCTTATCACA GCTGCCAAAGAAGCTAGATATGACAAAGAAGCTTTGATTAAGTTTTTTCGCATG TTAATCAGGAGAAGATATTTTTCTGATGAACTACCAGCACCAAATCCATGGTCTGTAGCTCCCATGCAGAACTCCATCCAAcgtttggatgagatttcaaGTGATGATGATCAATTTCCAAAGAAATTAAG GGTGCTTGTGGGGCAACCTGATCTCACATGA